From the Paenibacillus sp. MMS20-IR301 genome, the window CCTTGTTCAGCAGAAGTAGCGTTGTAATGTTGCCGGCTTCGTCTCTCTCCACATCCGCAAGCGCGGTCAGGAACAGAATATCGGCACCCGCTCCGGTGACCAGGTCATCGTAGACCCGTTTCAGCTTCTCGGGATCAATCGGCACCCAGTCCAGCGCATCCTCCTGCACATGCGGCATCTGCGCTTTCAGGGTATTGAACACCTTGGCCGCCAGTCCCTGGTAGACCATCTTCTCTTTATCCGAGAACGGGCACCAGGCCGGCACCAGGCCGGAGGTTCCCATTCCGCCCAGACAGCCTGTTGCCTCAACCAGCAGTGTCCGCGCCCCTTCTCTTGCCGCAGAAGCCGCGGCAGTACACCCCGCCGGCCCGCCTCCGACTACAATGACGTCATAGGAGGTATTCAAGGGTACTTCTTTACTTGCCAGCGTATATTTCATGCTCTCCATGTAAGCCTCACTTTCCCGGCGGACAGCTTTATATGTGTTCAATGAAGCCGTCCGCCGCTCTTCTATACTGCAATTTTAGCAAGCGGCGTCCGCGAGTACGGTATAGCTTTCATACGCGTTTATGTGTATTATTTTGACCTGCCGCTTGGCTGGCAGGCAGGTGCGGATTCAGGGGTGATTGCTCCTTCAGTTGCACATTGTACTACTTTAGCCATTTGTTATTTAACCCCTGCGTACCTGAAACGATATCCGGGCAGTATTGTTCTTCAGTTGCTCGGATGAGCCGCTTATGATACTACTCAATCCCTACTGCTCATACCGAACATGCTCTAGCCGATGACAGATGCGTTGGCGGAAAACATCATGCCAGACAATGCTCCGGATCAGGAACAGACAGGCTTTGATTATTTAAGTAACCGGCATCGTTTATGCCACCTTCCAGCCTTCTTGCGGACAGGAGATCCCTTATTGGGGCAGAACACATCGTTTCGGGGGCTATGCGGACTCAGATGCCGTTAAGCAACCCGTTTCACTTCATTTCAGGCTCAAATCGGCCAAATAACGCCCTCTGGGTCCGCAAGAGGCAGAAAATCCGTTTTTTTCGCTAAATAACGTCCGCTGTGTCCGTATAGGCAGGCAGTGAGACTTTTATTCGGTACCCCCCCCCCTACTTCAGCCCATTTAAAGGGAATTTTCACTCTATTTGCCACCTGCTACCCCTACTTCAGCCAATATAAAGGGACTCTTCACTCTATTTTCCACCTGCTCCCCCCTCTTCAGCCCATTTAAAGGGACTTTTCACTCTATTTGCCACCTGCTACCCCAACTCCAGCCCATTTAAAGGGACTTTTCACTCTATTTGCCACCTGCTACCCCCTTTTCAGCCCATTTAAAGGGACTTTTCACTCTATTTTCCACCTGCTACCCCCTCTTCAGCCCATTTAAAGGGACTTTTCACTCTATTCGACACCTGCTACCCCCTCTTCAGCCAATATAAAGGGTTTTTTCACTCTATTTGCCACCTGCTACCCCAACTTCAGCCCATTTAAAGGGACTTTTCACTCTATTCGACCGCGAACTTAGCATGATTCCACCCTCGCCTCCCCTCCTTCAGCCACTATAAACAGCACAAGAAACCGCTCATACTCGGCTGGAAGGGTGACCCTGCCTGCCCTATATGAGCGGTTTATAAGTAAATGTATAGTATGACTAATATCAATCTGTTCTGCATACTTACCTGCCTGGTTCAGTTCGCAGCACTGCAAGGTTCGGGTCTTGGTTCCCAGCACTGCCCGGTCCGGTTACATCTTCCCTCGGCTCATACTCAGCTCAAGTTCGAGAGGATCGCTCCGAGAATCAGTCCGGTCTCCAGCGCCATATCCTCGAAATCCGCTGCAGGCAGCGGATTCTTGCCGGTTCCCAGCTCCACCGTGAAGCCCGGCTTGCGGAACCGCTGGATGAACCAGTCCTTGTAGCCGGCGTCGCTGCCGGTCAGCTCAACTGCCTTGTAGCCGCTCGCCGCGGCGAGCCCGGCGGCCCAGCGCTTGCTCTCCGGCGGCTCATAGCCCCGGTAGTTCCAGTAAATCTCTGCCCCCTGGCTGTGCAGGGATACGGCAGCGTCGCCCGGCAGCCGCTCTGCCAGCGAAGCCAGCGCCGCCGCTTCCGGCTCACAGAGCGGCGCACTGCCGCCATAGTCGCGCGGCGCCGGGCCTTGCACCTGGCGCCGGTCGCGCTCCTCCTCCCAGTGGGCGGGGAACTGATCGCCGAGATCGACACCGCGGATATTCGCCTTCCAGTGGCGGAAGCTGTGCCTGCCGCAGTTCCACTGCATCAGCTTGTCATAATAAGGGTGGTCCGGCAGCACGCCCTCCTGCACCAGCTCCACGCCGTCGGGATTCGCCATCGGCACCGCGAGCAGCGTCCAGTCACGGTGCCAGTCCGCCGCCCGGTGGCCGTGCCACTCCCGGCCTGCGGCGAAGGCTGACGCATATTCCCCGATGAACCGCATCAGTGCCGGTGCGGTCAGCCACTCATTGGCATGCAGCGCAGCATTCACATGCAGGATGCGGGGACCGCTGCCAAGCTTCAGCAGCGTGAGCGGCTTGCCGAGAACGCTCTCGCCAATCGTTTCAGCGCTGAGAAACGGGTATTTGGCCGTCAGCCTGGCGGTATCTGCCTCAATATCAGCCGGCCCGTATTCTCCGCGCAGGCAAATCTCCTCCCGCCGGGAGGGAGCCGGAATGACCAGCACCTTGCCCGGGATGCAGCTGCGCCCCGGGCTTACACCCGGATTCAGCCGCTCCAGCTCATCCGTCCCGACACCGAACATCGCCGCAATACTGTCTGCGTCATCCCCATCCTGCACCGCGTAGCGCTTGCGCGGGGCAGACGGCAGAAACAGCAGCTGTCCCGGATATAGATAAGGCTGGCTCCCAGCCCATGGATTTCCTTGTATGACATGCTCCGGTGTCAATCCGTGTCTAGCGGCTATACGGCTTACCGTGTCTCCCCTGCGGGCAATATATTGCTGCATATCCATCATCCTCCCGGCCCTCTTGAGCCTAATCCCGCAGTCTTCAGCACGGCTGCCTGTAATCCAGGCGGGACACAGCTCTCCTGCCTAGTATATGAGCAGCCGCTGCGTGACATGAAAGATTTGAGCCGGCAGCCGGAACCCGGCACGCCAGGAATGTCAGCTATCATATAAATCCGTATATGCCAAAAAGCCGGAAGCTTACGCTCCCGGCCCTTCCTGTCCCCATCCCTGTCCCATGGGGGTTTGTCCTTATTCAATTCGCCGCTGTGCAGCGTTCTGTTACATCGAAGAGACTTGCCACACCACAGGAGTCCGGCTGATCTGCTCACCGAGCCAGTCCCGGGCGATCCGCTGGAACATCTCCGCATCCCCGCTGCAGAAGAACTGGTGGATCGGGCTTTCGTCACCGGACGCCAATTGTCCTTTGTCATACAGGATCGTGCTGATCTCCCGTGCGGTCTCATCTGCCGAGCTGATCAGCTTGACTCCCGGTCCCATTACTTTCCCGATCGGTTCCACCAGGAACGGATAATGGGTACAGCCGAGTATCAGCGTGTCGATCGGCTCGTATTTCATACCGTTCAGCGACTCCGCTACTGCCAGATGGCTCTCCTCCGAGCGGAACAGTCCTTGTTCCACAAACGGGACAAGCGCCGGGCACGCCTGGCTGACCACCTGAACAAACGGGGACAGCTGCTTCAGCGCAGCGGTGTATGCACCGCTTTTTATCGTACCGACCGTACCGATCACTCCGACCTGGCCTGTCTTCGAAGCGCTGATGGCTGCGCGGGCGCCGGGGTGAATCACTCCGATCACAGGTATATTTACCTTGGCGGAGATATAATCAAGAGCTGCTGCTGTTGCTGTATTACAGGCAATAACGATCATTTTGGGATTAAATTGAATTAAGTAGTCCACGATTTGTTCAGTGAACAATTTCACTTCCTCAGCCGAACGGGGTCCGTACGGGGCTCTTGCCGTATCGCCAAAAAAGATGATTTTCTCCCTTGGAAGCTGGCGCATCACTTCCTTGACAACGGTCAATCCTCCCACACCTGAGTCTAACATAGCTATTGCTTGCTGCACGAACACACCGCATCCTTTAACTTGTTTTGTGTAGCTTATGTAAGCCCGGAATAAAGTGTACCAGGTTATCAGCCCCAATTGCAGATAATACCCCATTTGCCGCTTCAATTCAAGTGAGGGGTCCGGCTTCACCGGGCCAAAGCCCTGTCAGGAACAGCGAAAGCCGCCTTCCGCCGGGAGCGGAAAACGGCTCATATCTCAAAGAAGCTAAACAGCAGAGGGCAATCAATAACAGAGTTTCACACCAGCTTAGGAAAGCTCTCCGTCCTTATCAGGGGCCGTCTCTTCATCCACAACCGCTGCAGCTTCCGTATCCGGTTCAGCCTGAGCTTCCGCCCCGTCTTCCAGAACCTGAGCAACAGCATCCTCTTCCGATACTGCTTCTGTATCTACGGTATCTTCTACGGCTTCCACAGCTTCATCCGCTGCTATCCCGCTCACTGTTACCGCCCCGGCTTCTGCTTCTTCCACACCTTCTGTGGCTGATTTGGTCCATTCTTTGACTTCGCTGACGACAGTGACTACCGCATCCTTGGCCTTGCCGTATAATTCACTGCCCTTCTCGCCGGCCTGGGCAGCGATTTCCTGAACCTTATCCACTGCCTCAACCGTACCTTCAGCGATGTCCTTGCGCAGCTCCTTACCCGGTTTTGGAGCGAACAGCAGTGCTGTGACTGTACCGATCACACTGCCGGCAATTACACCCCAGAGCAAGCTTTTGTTATCCTTTTTCATCATCAATCTCTCCTTTGGATTCAAAGTGCCTCTGCCCGGCCGCCCGGGCGTTCGCCTAGTTCTGGTATATCATAAGCATAGAGAGTATGTCCTGTGACTGCTCAGCTCAAGTTTTCGGAAGTTTTCTCCCGTTTCTTCGGGGTGATGGCATACCGGCAGCTTTGACCGCCCTCGGCCATGCATTCACTGCGGACGACCTTGGCGTCCAGCAGCTCCTCGAATAGCTGGTGCTCGCACTGGCAAGCCCTGCGGTACTGGGAAGCCACCTGACGGATTGGACAGTTAAATTCCCGCATCACATATGAACCGTCCTCCTCCTTGCTCCATTCCGCCATATAGCCCCCGGCATTCTGAATGGATGACAGCTCGGCGACACGCTCCTCCAGACCGCGGCCCTGCATCATCGGGCTGTACTGGGCGAGCATACGCCGCTTACGGCCTTCAAACAACACATTGACAGCTTCCTGCCCGCTTCCATGGTCCAGCTCCCGCAGCAGCTCCAGCGCCAGATTATGATAGCTTTTGGGAAAATGATCTTCCGCACGTTCCGTGAGCGAGTATACATGCATAGGACGTCCCATGGCCTGGCGGACTACCTTGGTCTTGGCCAGCGATTCCTGCTCCAGCTGGAGCACATGACGCCTGATGCCCATTTCTGTAATTCCCAGCTCTTCCGCCAGGGCGCCGATGGTCAGCGGCCCCTTCATTTTCAGCAGCATCATAATATTACGTCTTGTCGAACCGCCTTCCTGAATCTTTTTCGCCATAAAGGACCTCCTTTCTGTCTGTCAGCCTGACTGCCGTTAATCTGCCTAGCTCTTCACTTCACTTCCAAGCTCCTGGTCCAGGTAAGAGCGTACCTCAGAGGCGAACCGTTCCATAATTCCGGGCAGCCCTATTGTCAGCGGATGCAGCGTCCCCCGGTCCCAGGCATAATAATCCTGAACCAGCGGCTTCCGCAGTGCGACCAGAGAGGTCAAATCAGCGTAGATTCCGCTGTCCCCAAGCACCCGTTCCTCATGAATAATGGTAATAATATCTTCATAGCTTCCGGCGTCGCGCATAATGAACCCGTCGATCAGGCAGCTGCCCACATCCGTTACCACTTCAATCGCCAAATGCAGGCAGCGTTCCTGAATCAGACCGAGCAGCGTACTGCCGTCCCAGGAAGAAGCTGCGTGCCGCAGACCGAGATTAAGCTCAGGAATCTGCTCAAGTATTGTTTCAATTTGCTTCCGGTTGACATAATACACAGCTGCCCCTCCACCCTGCACTATTTGATTTAACCCTTCAATCCCTGCTACTTCCTGCGTCTGCCCCGGCGCTTAAGCCAGAACACCATAACGAAGCAAGCCGCGAAAAAAACAAACAGGTACGTCAAAGCCTCCATCGGATACTCCAGCTCGCGCATAACGTCACCGCTTTCCGCATTAATGGCCCCCAGCCTTACAGAATACCCTTGCTCAGATTTCGTAGTCTACCGCTATGGAAACTTCTTTGACCTCATTAATATGAACGATAACTTCCTTGTGGGCCGGATGAACCTGGTAAGCCTGTAAATCTTCGAGCGAAGCCACCACTGTAACCAGGGCAATATCAAACGAACGCTCTGAATGAATCAGATCTGCGCCAACCTCAATGGAAATGAGCTGCGGAATCTTGCCTTCCATGTTCCGCAGGACAGCAACCGTCTCAGCCACTTTCTCCGGAGACCGGTCCTTTAATTTGAAGAATACGATATGCTTGATCATCTATCCCGCTCCCAGCTCATGATTAATGTTAAATCGGTTACTAAAAATATATCATAAACAGCGGCATTACTGAAAGAAACTTAACCCTCCGTTAACAGGGCATAGAACTGAAGCATTGCAACTGGACGAAAGCCTTGCTGTAATGTTAAAGTCATATCAAGCCAGACAAGTGGCAACGGTCAGTCCTTCCTTAACAGGAAGGTATCCGTTTCAGCCGAGAAAGATAAGGATTGGCCTATTACGACGAAGCATATATTCTTATCTTTCCAGAGAAATTACACTTCATTAATTCGTAAATCGGAGGAATTATGCCTAAGAATCAGCAGGAACCACACAAAATACAGGCCTGGTCTCTGATCAACCGCAAATATCTTGGACAAGGCGTACGGGTCAAAAGATTCCGCCGGCCAAAACGCAGCCAGATCCGCAACCGCGTTCTGCTGGCCATCCTGATGGCCAAGGACATGAAGCTCTCCCGGCTTGCAGAAGAGCTATCCGTTTCCTCGCGCAGCGTAAGTGCATGGGTGTATGAAGGCCGCATTCCTTCCAGAACCAATCTGGATAAGGTCTGCCGTCTGCTCGGCTATCCCTCCCATATCTTGTTCAATGAAGCTCTTCTGCGGCAGAGTCCGATTGTATGCCAGCCGACCCCGTCACGTTTCATGAAAAGAACACTCGCCCATTCACAGCAAAGCAACGCTATTCTGACCGGACTCTGTATGGTTTACGATTTCTCGGTGACCGATGTCAGCATCTGGATCGGTGTCCATCCCGGCACTTTCCGCAAGTGGCTGCATCAGTGTCACCTGCCCACTATGGCCCTGCAGGAAAAAGCCGAGAACTTCTTCCGGATTCCGCGCCATATTCTGTTCGCCGACTGCGAGCTTCACTGATCCCCAGCCTGGTGCACAGGAAGTCCTTTCATAACTGTGAATAACAAGCCCGCTACTTAAGCAGCGCCAGGCCTTCTGCCGGCGGGAAGCGCTTTAAGGGCTAAGGCCTTTCTCCCTGAAGAGAAAGGCCTTTTGGTGTGTTGTGCCGGATATTCATTCATGCGCCGTTGCGGACCAGGATAAATCTTAGTATGTATTCATGGCTTCCGCCCTGCGGGCTCTGCAGTGACTCGGTAAACGAACCGGTCTCCACAACCGTCATACCGGCGAAATGGGTTCTCAAATCGGCCTCACTGAAAAAATGGGCATATTTATCCTTCTTATATTCGTAGGTGCCCGGCTCCAGCATCTCTCCGCAGCCATTATGTGGATCTTCATCAGAAAAGCTGGTGAAGTAGAGCAGCCCTCCCGGCCGCACCTGCCTGAGACTCGCCTCGATCAGCCTTGCCCGGTCAGCGGCCAGAAACAGATGCAGCACATCATAGCAGTACACGGCATCCACCTGATGCTCAAGCTGGGGCTCCAGCGCTGAACCGGCAATGAAGGCCGTTCCGCTGTCCCATTCTGCCGCCAGCTTCAGGGCTGATTCGCTCAGCTCAATGCCGTACACTTCACATTCCGGGTGGAATACTTTCGTATTGCGTCCATAACCGGCTCCAGGGACCAGCACCGACCGGACTCCGGCATCTAGGAAGTGCGACTTCGCCCACGCTGCTGAAGGACTTGGCTCACTGCCCCATATCATACCCTCTCCGGCAAAACGCCGGTTCCAATATTTGGACAATTATATACCTCCTCTCTAACTTGGGATAGTACCTTCCGGCGCTTCAGCAACAGGAGCAGATCCTGCTGAAGCTCAGCGCCGCTTGCTGCGCATCGCACTTAGCAGCTTCACTCCGGCTTCGCTGCTGGATGTATAATAATCATACTCCGGCGACTCTTTGGCATACAGGGCAATCCTTCCTTCCGCATCGTAATGGATGCCCCAGCCGTACCTCTTGGGCAGCATGGAGGCCCGCAGGCACGGATGGTTCTTCGCGAACAGCCCGGCCCAAATCTCCTCCCGGCGGGATTCCCATTCCGCTTCAGGAATAGCTTTGTGGCGCACATGCACCTGATACAGCAGCTCTTCATGATTATACCGGTACGGTGAGCCGGATAAGAGCTGATACTGAATGACATGGGCAGGCAGTGCAGGACGTTCAGATACCGGAGTTGTGCCTGTCTCGGCCGGACAATCCTCAGCAACCCGGATAAACGTGTCGGTATAGCTCATTATGAAACCTCCTTATAATTGCAAACCATACTTATCTCTTATCATAATTCACCGGGGCTGCCCAGGCAAAGCATTCCGGGTACAGCAAAACAGCCGTTCCCCTATTCAGAGGAGCGGCCGCCTGCCGTAAATACATATACTTAGTAATACTGTTTACCAGCTTGATTTGGTAACACCGGGAATCTGGCCTTTGAGCGCCAGCTCGCGGAAGATAATCCGGGACACTTTGAATTTACCGAGATACCCGCGCGGTCTGCCGGAAACGGTGCATCTGTTTTTTTGGCGGGTAGCTGAGGAATCACGCGGCAGCTTCTGCAGCGCCATATAATCGCCCCCCGCTTTCAGCTCTCTGCGCATATCTGCATATTTCGCTACCAGCACCTGCCGTTTCAATTCCTTGACTACCTTGGATTTCTTGGCCATTGTATAGAACTACCCCATTTCTGCCCGGTCCAGGGCTATGTCTCTTATTCGTTAAGTGCCGCAATCAGAGCAGCAAGATTCTGCCGCATAATACCTATATAATCCAGATTGTTCTGGATATCTTCTTCAGTCAGCCCTTCAAGCGGATTCAGTACGGCACTCTTTGCACCAATTTCCCGGGCAATCGTATCCGCCACAGAAGAGGAGACCAGCGTTTCGAAAAAGATCGTTTTTACATTATTCGCTTTGGCAAACTCAACAATATCAGCCATCTGTGCAGCGGACGGCTCCTGCTCCGGAGAGAGGCCGGCAATCGGCACCTGGGTTAACCCATACTGGCGGGCCAGATAGCCGAAGGCAGCATGCTGGGTAATAAAATCCTTGCGTTTGCTATCCTTCAAACCGTCCTTGAATTCCTGGTCCAGCTGCTGCAGCTTGGCAATATAGGCTTCACTGTTGGTTTTGAAGGCGGCCGCGTGCTCAGGTGCAGCTGCGGATAATGCGGCTTCAATCGTGCGCACCTCCTGAATAGCCATAGCCGGGTCCAGCCACACATGCGGATCAAGGCCGCCGTGGTCATGCCCCTCATGGCCTGCTTCACCTTCATGCTCATGTTCATGTTCATGTTCGCCTTCATGCTCGTGGTCATGGTCATGCTCATGTTCGTCTTCATGCTCGGCCTCATGCTCGTGACCATGCTCTTCTTCAGAACCCGCCATGATCTCCATATCCTTGCTGGCTTCTACTATCAATAACTGGCTGCCGGCAGCGCCATCCACAACCTGCTGTGCCCAGCCTTCCATTCCGGCGCCGTTATAGACCAGCACATCGGCTGCAGAGATATCAGCCATATCTTTAGCTGTCGGCTCCCAGTCATGCGGCTCTATTCCGGCTGGAATCAGCAGCTGCACATCGGCGAGCCCGCCGGTTATATTCTTGGTGAATTCATACATCGGATAAAAGCTGGTCTTAATGCTCAGCCGTTCTGCTGCAGGTGCAGCGGATGAGGTTGCAGCCGCAGTTGGCGCAGTTGTCTGGCTGCCAGATTCAGCAGCAGCGCC encodes:
- a CDS encoding M14 family zinc carboxypeptidase, producing MQQYIARRGDTVSRIAARHGLTPEHVIQGNPWAGSQPYLYPGQLLFLPSAPRKRYAVQDGDDADSIAAMFGVGTDELERLNPGVSPGRSCIPGKVLVIPAPSRREEICLRGEYGPADIEADTARLTAKYPFLSAETIGESVLGKPLTLLKLGSGPRILHVNAALHANEWLTAPALMRFIGEYASAFAAGREWHGHRAADWHRDWTLLAVPMANPDGVELVQEGVLPDHPYYDKLMQWNCGRHSFRHWKANIRGVDLGDQFPAHWEEERDRRQVQGPAPRDYGGSAPLCEPEAAALASLAERLPGDAAVSLHSQGAEIYWNYRGYEPPESKRWAAGLAAASGYKAVELTGSDAGYKDWFIQRFRKPGFTVELGTGKNPLPAADFEDMALETGLILGAILSNLS
- the racE gene encoding glutamate racemase; the encoded protein is MQQAIAMLDSGVGGLTVVKEVMRQLPREKIIFFGDTARAPYGPRSAEEVKLFTEQIVDYLIQFNPKMIVIACNTATAAALDYISAKVNIPVIGVIHPGARAAISASKTGQVGVIGTVGTIKSGAYTAALKQLSPFVQVVSQACPALVPFVEQGLFRSEESHLAVAESLNGMKYEPIDTLILGCTHYPFLVEPIGKVMGPGVKLISSADETAREISTILYDKGQLASGDESPIHQFFCSGDAEMFQRIARDWLGEQISRTPVVWQVSSM
- a CDS encoding YtxH domain-containing protein yields the protein MMKKDNKSLLWGVIAGSVIGTVTALLFAPKPGKELRKDIAEGTVEAVDKVQEIAAQAGEKGSELYGKAKDAVVTVVSEVKEWTKSATEGVEEAEAGAVTVSGIAADEAVEAVEDTVDTEAVSEEDAVAQVLEDGAEAQAEPDTEAAAVVDEETAPDKDGELS
- a CDS encoding metalloregulator ArsR/SmtB family transcription factor, with the translated sequence MAKKIQEGGSTRRNIMMLLKMKGPLTIGALAEELGITEMGIRRHVLQLEQESLAKTKVVRQAMGRPMHVYSLTERAEDHFPKSYHNLALELLRELDHGSGQEAVNVLFEGRKRRMLAQYSPMMQGRGLEERVAELSSIQNAGGYMAEWSKEEDGSYVMREFNCPIRQVASQYRRACQCEHQLFEELLDAKVVRSECMAEGGQSCRYAITPKKREKTSENLS
- a CDS encoding HepT-like ribonuclease domain-containing protein codes for the protein MYYVNRKQIETILEQIPELNLGLRHAASSWDGSTLLGLIQERCLHLAIEVVTDVGSCLIDGFIMRDAGSYEDIITIIHEERVLGDSGIYADLTSLVALRKPLVQDYYAWDRGTLHPLTIGLPGIMERFASEVRSYLDQELGSEVKS
- a CDS encoding Dabb family protein, whose translation is MIKHIVFFKLKDRSPEKVAETVAVLRNMEGKIPQLISIEVGADLIHSERSFDIALVTVVASLEDLQAYQVHPAHKEVIVHINEVKEVSIAVDYEI
- a CDS encoding helix-turn-helix transcriptional regulator, translating into MPKNQQEPHKIQAWSLINRKYLGQGVRVKRFRRPKRSQIRNRVLLAILMAKDMKLSRLAEELSVSSRSVSAWVYEGRIPSRTNLDKVCRLLGYPSHILFNEALLRQSPIVCQPTPSRFMKRTLAHSQQSNAILTGLCMVYDFSVTDVSIWIGVHPGTFRKWLHQCHLPTMALQEKAENFFRIPRHILFADCELH
- a CDS encoding class I SAM-dependent methyltransferase — translated: MSKYWNRRFAGEGMIWGSEPSPSAAWAKSHFLDAGVRSVLVPGAGYGRNTKVFHPECEVYGIELSESALKLAAEWDSGTAFIAGSALEPQLEHQVDAVYCYDVLHLFLAADRARLIEASLRQVRPGGLLYFTSFSDEDPHNGCGEMLEPGTYEYKKDKYAHFFSEADLRTHFAGMTVVETGSFTESLQSPQGGSHEYILRFILVRNGA
- a CDS encoding DUF6157 family protein is translated as MSYTDTFIRVAEDCPAETGTTPVSERPALPAHVIQYQLLSGSPYRYNHEELLYQVHVRHKAIPEAEWESRREEIWAGLFAKNHPCLRASMLPKRYGWGIHYDAEGRIALYAKESPEYDYYTSSSEAGVKLLSAMRSKRR
- the rpsN gene encoding 30S ribosomal protein S14, which codes for MAKKSKVVKELKRQVLVAKYADMRRELKAGGDYMALQKLPRDSSATRQKNRCTVSGRPRGYLGKFKVSRIIFRELALKGQIPGVTKSSW
- a CDS encoding metal ABC transporter substrate-binding protein, whose translation is MPKSGSRSATSFLRLRHFAAVPLAALLIIAGCGSNNSSTGNSGAAAESGSQTTAPTAAATSSAAPAAERLSIKTSFYPMYEFTKNITGGLADVQLLIPAGIEPHDWEPTAKDMADISAADVLVYNGAGMEGWAQQVVDGAAGSQLLIVEASKDMEIMAGSEEEHGHEHEAEHEDEHEHDHDHEHEGEHEHEHEHEGEAGHEGHDHGGLDPHVWLDPAMAIQEVRTIEAALSAAAPEHAAAFKTNSEAYIAKLQQLDQEFKDGLKDSKRKDFITQHAAFGYLARQYGLTQVPIAGLSPEQEPSAAQMADIVEFAKANNVKTIFFETLVSSSVADTIAREIGAKSAVLNPLEGLTEEDIQNNLDYIGIMRQNLAALIAALNE